One region of Fragaria vesca subsp. vesca linkage group LG4, FraVesHawaii_1.0, whole genome shotgun sequence genomic DNA includes:
- the LOC101313107 gene encoding UDP-glycosyltransferase 75D1-like, producing MVQHRFIMIAFPAQGHINPALQLAKCLIRTTGAHVTFVTAVSALRRMANGSTTPSGLTFSPFSDGYDDGVKPEDDKQHVLNELKHGSSQAIVGLVHSGANEGRPYTCIVYTLLLSWVAEVATELHLPTALAWIQPATVFDIYYYYFNGYKDLIKNNTGADNNDPSFALELPGLPLLFKSRDLPSFILASSPIIHRLVIQMFEDQFEDLGKLSKPIILVNTFDALEPGALKAIDKYNLIGVGPLMPSAFLDDKNSSDKSFGCDIFQKAKESSYMEWLNSKPEQSVVYVSFGSISVLSKNQMEELAKGLLDCGRPFLWVIRENQKKGEGKEEKEEEEELSCRAELEELGMIVPWCSQVEVLSNPSLGCFVTHCGWNSTLESLVCGVPVVAFPQWSDQGTNAKLIEDSWKTGVRVERNEEGVVVGEEIKRCLDLVMESDKMRRNAKKWKDLAREAVSEGGSSHKNLKAFLEEIEERLR from the coding sequence ATGGTTCAACATCGCTTCATCATGATAGCATTTCCAGCTCAAGGCCACATCAATCCCGCCCTCCAATTGGCCAAGTGCCTCATCCGCACCACCGGCGCTCATGTCACGTTTGTCACCGCTGTCTCTGCCCTCCGCCGCATGGCCAACGGTTCAACTACTCCTAGTGGCTTGACCTTTTCTCCCTTCTCTGACGGGTACGACGATGGGGTGAAGCCTGAAGATGATAAGCAGCATGTCCTTAATGAGCTAAAGCATGGAAGCTCGCAAGCGATTGTGGGTCTAGTCCATTCTGGTGCGAACGAGGGCCGCCCTTACACTTGCATAGTGTACACTTTACTTCTCTCTTGGGTCGCAGAAGTGGCCACTGAGCTTCACCTCCCGACCGCTCTCGCTTGGATTCAGCCGGCCACAGTGTTCGACATATACTACTATTACTTCAACGGCTACAAAGATCTAATCAAGAACAATACCGGTGCCGATAACAATGACCCTTCCTTTGCTCTAGAGCTACCAGGATTACCTCTATTGTTCAAGAGCCGCGACCTTCCCTCCTTCATTCTAGCTTCGAGTCCTATCATACATCGTTTGGTTATCCAAATGTTCGAAGATCAGTTCGAGGACCTTGGAAAACTAAGCAAGCCAATCATACTGGTGAACACATTTGATGCACTAGAACCCGGGGCCTTAAAAGCAATCGACAAGTACAACTTGATTGGAGTCGGCCCTTTGATGCCGTCTGCTTTCTTGGACGACAAGAATTCATCTGATAAATCTTTCGGATGCGATATTTTCCAGAAAGCAAAAGAATCCTCCTACATGGAATGGCTGAATTCGAAGCCTGAACAGTCGGTAGTTTATGTCTCGTTTGGATCCATTTCCGTGCTATCCAAGAATCAAATGGAGGAACTTGCAAAAGGGTTGCTGGATTGTGGACGTCCGTTTCTGTGGGTGATTAGAGAGAACCAAAAGAAGGGAGAAGGTAAGGAAGAAAAAGAAGAAGAAGAGGAACTGAGTTGTAGAGCGGAACTAGAAGAGCTTGGGATGATAGTCCCGTGGTGTAGTCAGGTGGAGGTTCTTTCAAATCCTTCATTAGGGTGTTTTGTTACACATTGCGGCTGGAATTCAACCTTGGAGAGTTTGGTTTGCGGGGTTCCGGTGGTGGCGTTTCCTCAGTGGTCAGACCAAGGCACAAATGCCAAGTTGATAGAGGACTCGTGGAAGACAGGAGTGAGGGTGGAACGGAATGAGGAGGGTGTTGTTGTGGGTGAGGAAATTAAGAGGTGCCTGGATTTGGTGATGGAAAGTGATAAGATGAGGAGGAACGCTAAGAAATGGAAGGATCTGGCAAGAGAGGCTGTGAGTGAAGGTGGTTCATCTCACAAAAATCTGAAGGCATTTCTGGAGGAGATTGAAGAACGCTTACGCTAG
- the LOC101306231 gene encoding UDP-glycosyltransferase 75D1-like: MTQHRFLLVTFPAQGHINPSLQFVKRLIRTTDADMTFVTALSAHRRIANGSSMPRGLTFAPFSDGYDDGFKPGDIDIHHYMSELRRRGSQAITDIVMSSANEGRPYTCIVYTILLSWVAKVASELQLPAALVWIQPATVFDIYFYYFNGYKNLIRNSAMTNNCDPCHGVQLPGLPLSLKSRDLPSFMVDSNSNPYDFALPLFEEQFEQLGKESKPTILVNTFDALEPEALKAIEKYNLIGIGPLIPSFFLDGKDPSDESFGGDLFDKSKDSAYLAWLNSKPKESVVYVSFGSISVLSKIQMEEIAKGLLISGRPFLWVIRENQKNGEKEEDKVSCREELEELGMIVPWCSQVEVLSNPSLGCFVTHCGWNSTLESLVSGVPVVAFPQWTDQGTNAKLIEDTWKTGVRVEPNEEGVVVGEEIKRCLDLVMESDKMRMNAKKWKDLAREAVSEGGSSGKNMKVFLDQIGDGSFLA, from the coding sequence ATGACACAACACCGCTTCCTTCTCGTCACATTCCCTGCTCAAGGCCACATCAATCCTTCCTTGCAATTTGTCAAGCGTCTCATCAGAACCACCGACGCTGACATGACGTTTGTCACAGCCCTATCTGCCCACCGCCGCATAGCCAATGGCTCAAGTATGCCTCGTGGCCTGACCTTTGCTCCCTTCTCTGACGGCTATGACGACGGGTTTAAGCCCGGGGATATTGACATACATCACTACATGTCCGAATTAAGGCGCCGTGGCTCGCAAGCAATCACAGATATCGTGATGTCCAGTGCTAATGAGGGACGCCCTTACACTTGCATAGTGTACACCATATTACTCTCTTGGGTGGCGAAAGTGGCGAGTGAACTTCAACTCCCGGCTGCGCTCGTATGGATTCAGCCCGCCACAGTGTTCGACATATACTTCTATTACTTCAACGGCTACAAAAATCTCATTAGAAACAGTGCTATGACTAACAATTGTGATCCTTGCCATGGAGTACAATTACCGGGACTGCCACTATCGCTGAAGAGCCGCGACCTTCCCTCCTTCATGGTGGATTCCAATTCGAATCCGTACGATTTTGCTTTGCCATTGTTTGAAGAACAGTTCGAGCAACTAGGAAAAGAAAGCAAGCCAACCATCCTAGTGAACACGTTCGATGCACTGGAGCCGGAGGCCTTGAAAGCAATTGAAAAGTACAACTTGATCGGAATCGGTCCTTTAATACCCTCTTTTTTCTTGGACGGCAAGGATCCATCTGATGAATCATTCGGAGGCGATTTATTTGATAAATCAAAGGACTCAGCGTACCTTGCATGGCTGAACTCAAAGCCAAAAGAGTCTGTGGTATACGTCTCCTTTGGGAGCATTTCCGTGCTGTCCAAGATTCAAATGGAGGAAATTGCAAAAGGGTTGTTGATATCGGGTCGTCCGTTTTTGTGGGTGATTAGAGAAAACCAGAAGAACGGAGAGAAAGAAGAAGACAAAGTGAGTTGCAGAGAGGAACTAGAGGAGCTTGGGATGATAGTGCCGTGGTGTAGTCAAGTGGAGGTTCTATCAAATCCTTCATTGGGTTGTTTTGTGACACATTGCGGCTGGAATTCAACCTTGGAGAGTTTGGTTTCTGGGGTGCCGGTGGTGGCGTTTCCACAGTGGACAGACCAAGGGACAAATGCCAAGCTGATAGAGGACACTTGGAAGACAGGAGTGAGGGTGGAACCGAATGAGGAGGGTGTTGTTGTGGGTGAGGAAATTAAGAGGTGTTTGGATTTGGTGATGGAAAGTGATAAGATGAGGATGAATGCTAAGAAATGGAAGGATCTGGCAAGAGAGGCTGTGAGTGAAGGTGGCTCTTCTGGCAAGAATATGAAGGTGTTTCTGGATCAGATTGGAGATGGTTCTTTTCTAGCCTAG